One window of the Glycocaulis alkaliphilus genome contains the following:
- a CDS encoding F0F1 ATP synthase subunit C produces the protein MEAEAAKYIGAGLATFGMLGAALGVGNIFSSFLTGALRNPSAAPAQFGNLIFGFAVTEALGIFSLLIALLLLFVV, from the coding sequence ATGGAAGCGGAAGCCGCAAAATACATCGGCGCTGGACTGGCCACCTTCGGCATGCTGGGCGCTGCGCTCGGCGTGGGCAACATCTTCTCCAGCTTCCTGACGGGCGCCCTGCGCAATCCGTCGGCTGCGCCGGCCCAGTTCGGCAACCTGATCTTCGGCTTCGCCGTGACCGAAGCGCTGGGCATCTTCTCGCTGCTCATCGCCCTGCTGCTGCTGTTCGTCGTCTAA
- a CDS encoding F0F1 ATP synthase subunit B' has product MTEGAGYAAEAAFPPFDPTYFASQLFWLAISFAVLYFLLSRWLLPRIGSAIEERKDRIADDLDAAAGLKLQADEAVKAYEKSLADARAKAQAVGAEARAEAERQSADEIARMEAELEGRQAEAEARIASARNAALSEVRNVAADVAGAVTEHLAGLTVKRDEAETAVDAVRSQEAAR; this is encoded by the coding sequence ATGACAGAAGGCGCCGGATACGCTGCGGAAGCGGCCTTCCCGCCTTTCGATCCGACCTATTTTGCCTCGCAGCTCTTCTGGCTCGCGATCAGCTTTGCTGTTCTCTATTTCCTTCTGTCGCGCTGGCTGCTGCCGCGCATCGGATCGGCGATTGAGGAACGTAAAGACCGCATCGCGGACGATCTGGATGCAGCCGCCGGGCTGAAGCTTCAAGCCGACGAGGCCGTGAAGGCTTACGAGAAGTCTCTGGCCGATGCGCGTGCAAAGGCACAGGCGGTCGGGGCCGAGGCCCGGGCCGAGGCGGAACGCCAGAGCGCCGACGAGATCGCGCGCATGGAAGCCGAACTGGAGGGCCGTCAGGCCGAAGCCGAAGCGCGCATTGCGTCGGCCCGCAATGCAGCGCTCTCCGAAGTCCGCAATGTGGCTGCTGACGTGGCCGGCGCGGTGACGGAGCATCTGGCTGGTCTCACCGTCAAGCGCGACGAAGCGGAAACGGCTGTCGATGCCGTGCGCAGCCAGGAGGCGGCCCGATGA
- the gcvH gene encoding glycine cleavage system protein GcvH: MTTRFTTDHEWVRLEGDVAFIGITQYATEQLGDVISVELPDVGKSFKKGDEIAVVDSVKTAAEVYAPVSGEVIEINDGIEDAPQIVNDEPQGGGWFVKLKIADKGELDGLMDEAAYAKHIG; this comes from the coding sequence ATGACCACACGCTTCACCACAGACCATGAATGGGTCCGCCTTGAGGGCGATGTCGCCTTTATCGGCATCACCCAGTACGCAACCGAACAGCTGGGCGATGTCATCAGCGTGGAGCTGCCTGATGTGGGCAAGAGCTTCAAGAAGGGTGACGAGATCGCCGTGGTGGACTCGGTGAAAACCGCTGCCGAGGTGTACGCGCCGGTTTCTGGCGAGGTCATCGAGATCAATGACGGCATCGAAGACGCGCCCCAGATCGTCAATGACGAGCCGCAAGGCGGTGGCTGGTTCGTGAAGCTGAAAATCGCCGACAAGGGCGAGCTGGATGGCCTGATGGACGAAGCCGCCTACGCCAAGCACATCGGCTAG
- a CDS encoding acyltransferase family protein — MPLHSLQSLRAVAALLVLAAHASQIDSRFFSAPVSSGQWILGFAGVDLFFVISGFVMVYITHNKPRGDAHFIGRFAYARFTRIYPVYWFFTALALAAYIAIPGALNRDLADLQIWQSFTLWPIEGDLPVLHVGWTLTHEIYFYLAFTLFLALPERWLPALLALWGGLVIAGSVWLQGLPAIGALIVNPLTIEFILGAAAGMLICSGERRLARAALALAALWLTATAWLIWPENAEAFPAGWARVAAFGVPSMLIVYGAISLEMQGSLKPPGWLVILGDWSYALYLCHLLVLSGLVRVWVSALPDFGPMASLAFLIVAMALSIGVAGAAFRLLEFPVLKATRRLGDRLFEGPHRPRRAPAAHEDPAVQAGQTGSRDG, encoded by the coding sequence ATGCCACTTCATTCCCTGCAGTCCCTGCGGGCTGTGGCAGCGCTGCTGGTCCTGGCCGCTCATGCATCGCAGATCGACTCGCGGTTTTTCAGCGCGCCTGTCAGTAGCGGGCAGTGGATACTGGGTTTTGCCGGCGTGGACCTGTTCTTCGTGATTTCCGGCTTTGTGATGGTCTATATCACCCACAACAAGCCGCGCGGAGATGCCCACTTTATCGGCCGGTTTGCCTATGCGCGTTTCACCCGGATCTACCCCGTCTACTGGTTTTTCACGGCGCTCGCGCTCGCCGCCTATATCGCGATACCCGGCGCGCTCAACCGCGATCTGGCTGACCTGCAGATATGGCAATCCTTCACCCTGTGGCCGATAGAGGGCGACCTGCCCGTCCTGCACGTCGGCTGGACGCTGACGCACGAGATATATTTCTACCTGGCGTTCACCCTGTTTCTTGCCTTGCCGGAGCGCTGGCTACCCGCCCTGCTCGCCCTCTGGGGCGGACTGGTGATTGCCGGGTCGGTATGGCTGCAGGGCCTGCCTGCCATAGGCGCACTCATCGTCAACCCGTTGACGATCGAATTCATTCTGGGCGCCGCGGCTGGCATGCTGATCTGTTCGGGTGAGCGGCGGCTGGCCCGCGCTGCCCTCGCGCTCGCCGCACTTTGGCTAACCGCCACTGCGTGGCTGATATGGCCCGAAAATGCCGAGGCCTTCCCGGCCGGCTGGGCGCGTGTCGCCGCCTTCGGTGTGCCCTCAATGCTGATTGTCTATGGCGCGATAAGTCTGGAAATGCAGGGCAGCCTGAAGCCGCCGGGCTGGCTGGTGATCCTCGGGGACTGGTCCTACGCGCTCTATCTCTGCCACCTGCTGGTCCTGTCAGGACTGGTGCGGGTCTGGGTGAGTGCCCTGCCCGATTTCGGGCCGATGGCGAGCCTTGCCTTCCTGATCGTGGCAATGGCGCTATCGATTGGCGTGGCGGGCGCGGCGTTCCGTCTGCTGGAATTCCCGGTCCTGAAAGCCACACGCAGGCTGGGCGACCGCCTGTTTGAGGGGCCGCACAGGCCAAGGCGTGCGCCCGCGGCCCACGAGGATCCGGCTGTCCAGGCAGGACAGACCGGATCCAGGGATGGCTGA
- the gcvPB gene encoding aminomethyl-transferring glycine dehydrogenase subunit GcvPB produces the protein MAMNQQGRPTRPNENAATGGYADTISGSRGLDQAEPLIFERGRTDLTGVDFPELKGTKTRLGGLERKSEIGLPGLSEPEAMRHYVRLSRKNYAIDLGIYPLGSCTMKHNPRLNEKMARLPGFGDVHPLQPQSTVQGALELIGELAHWLMTLTNTPCVAMSPKAGAHGELCGMMAIRAALDARGETGRRRVLVPESAHGTNPATAVQCGFYCDEIPANADGRVDMEAFKAKLGDDVAGIMLTNPNTCGLFERDIKEIADLIHEAGGYFYCDGANFNAIVGRVRPGDLGIDAMHINLHKTFSTPHGGGGPGSGPTVFSEALAPFAPVPYVVKKGETWHMVEHEAEARADGAEPFGRMVAFHGQMGMFTRALSYMMSHGSDGLRQVAEDSVLNANYVLARLKHVMTPAFEGTCMHEALFDDRFLKDTGVTTLDFAKAMIDEGYHPMTMYFPLVVHGAMLIEPTETESKSGLDRFCDVLEGLAEAAKSGDTARFVSAPVHAPVKRLDETRAARNPVLVWQESEDQPQAAE, from the coding sequence ATGGCCATGAACCAGCAGGGACGTCCCACCCGTCCGAACGAAAATGCCGCCACGGGCGGTTATGCCGACACCATCTCTGGCAGCCGCGGCCTCGACCAAGCCGAACCGCTGATCTTCGAGCGCGGGCGCACGGATCTGACCGGCGTCGATTTTCCGGAGCTTAAAGGCACGAAAACGCGCCTTGGCGGGCTGGAGCGCAAAAGCGAGATCGGCCTTCCCGGCCTCTCCGAGCCGGAGGCGATGCGCCATTATGTGCGCCTCAGCCGCAAGAATTACGCGATCGATCTGGGCATTTATCCGCTCGGTTCCTGCACGATGAAGCATAATCCGCGCCTGAACGAGAAGATGGCGCGCCTGCCGGGCTTTGGCGATGTCCACCCGCTGCAGCCGCAATCGACGGTGCAGGGCGCGCTGGAGCTGATTGGCGAGCTGGCCCACTGGCTGATGACGCTGACCAATACGCCGTGCGTGGCGATGAGCCCGAAAGCCGGTGCCCATGGCGAGCTGTGCGGCATGATGGCTATCCGCGCCGCGCTGGATGCGCGCGGCGAGACCGGCCGCCGCCGCGTGCTGGTGCCTGAAAGCGCGCACGGCACCAACCCGGCAACGGCGGTGCAATGCGGCTTCTATTGTGATGAAATCCCGGCCAATGCCGATGGCCGCGTCGACATGGAAGCGTTCAAGGCGAAGCTGGGCGATGATGTTGCCGGCATCATGCTCACCAACCCCAATACGTGCGGGCTGTTTGAGCGTGACATCAAGGAAATCGCCGACCTGATCCACGAGGCGGGCGGGTATTTCTACTGCGACGGTGCGAACTTCAACGCCATTGTCGGACGCGTGCGCCCCGGCGATCTCGGCATCGACGCCATGCACATCAATCTGCACAAGACCTTCTCCACGCCCCATGGCGGCGGTGGTCCCGGCTCTGGCCCGACCGTGTTCTCCGAGGCGCTCGCGCCGTTTGCGCCGGTGCCTTACGTGGTGAAGAAGGGCGAGACCTGGCATATGGTCGAGCATGAGGCGGAGGCCCGCGCCGACGGTGCCGAGCCCTTCGGCCGCATGGTCGCCTTCCACGGCCAGATGGGCATGTTCACCCGCGCGCTCTCCTACATGATGAGCCACGGCTCTGACGGGCTGCGCCAGGTGGCCGAGGACTCCGTGCTCAACGCCAACTACGTGCTGGCGCGCCTTAAGCACGTGATGACGCCCGCCTTTGAGGGCACCTGCATGCACGAAGCGCTGTTTGACGACCGCTTCCTGAAAGACACCGGCGTCACCACGCTCGACTTTGCGAAAGCCATGATCGATGAGGGCTATCACCCGATGACCATGTACTTCCCGCTGGTGGTGCATGGCGCGATGCTGATCGAGCCGACCGAGACGGAGAGCAAGTCCGGCCTCGACCGGTTCTGCGACGTGCTGGAGGGCCTCGCAGAGGCGGCCAAATCCGGCGATACGGCGCGGTTTGTCTCCGCCCCGGTGCATGCGCCCGTAAAGCGCCTCGACGAGACACGCGCGGCCCGCAATCCGGTGCTGGTGTGGCAGGAGAGCGAAGACCAGCCGCAAGCGGCCGAATAG
- a CDS encoding F0F1 ATP synthase subunit B — translation MSYLLQDTSFWAFIGLLGFFAILWRFGVHKVLAKSLDARADAIRNELDEARRLREEAQEMLAKYERQQRDAASEAEEIVKKAKLDAEFIRETARKELAQRIERRTALAEQRIAQAEAQAAKDVKALAADIAVEAAAKLLSEKLTKTQRNALVKDAAGELAERIN, via the coding sequence ATGAGCTATCTTCTTCAGGACACGTCTTTCTGGGCATTCATCGGCCTTCTGGGTTTCTTTGCCATTCTGTGGCGCTTTGGCGTACACAAGGTATTGGCCAAGAGCCTTGATGCCCGTGCCGATGCCATTCGCAACGAGCTGGACGAGGCGCGCCGCCTGCGCGAGGAAGCCCAGGAAATGCTGGCAAAGTATGAGCGCCAGCAACGCGATGCAGCCAGCGAAGCCGAAGAGATCGTGAAAAAGGCCAAGCTGGATGCCGAGTTCATCCGCGAAACGGCTCGCAAGGAACTGGCACAGCGCATTGAACGCCGCACCGCTCTGGCCGAGCAGCGCATCGCACAGGCCGAGGCCCAAGCCGCCAAGGACGTGAAAGCGCTCGCCGCTGACATCGCTGTGGAAGCGGCCGCGAAGCTTCTGTCGGAGAAGCTCACCAAGACCCAGCGCAATGCGCTTGTGAAGGACGCTGCTGGCGAGCTGGCCGAGCGCATCAACTGA
- a CDS encoding FMN-binding negative transcriptional regulator gives MVYPPRHFAVTDRAEAEAVMAAYPFATFVVSGADGLVTARTPVVLERDREGRVTALLGHVSRANPVWQAVGEGAEAVALFAGPHAYVSASAYPSKADHGRAVPTWNYVAAEAHGRLTAFDGAAELRALLEALTGRFEDGRAEPWAVSDVPQDYVDALLRGITGLRLAVSSVTAVKKLSQNKAGTDFDGVLAFLDAEPEPDARQTAGLMRELERG, from the coding sequence ATGGTCTATCCGCCTCGCCACTTTGCCGTAACGGACCGGGCCGAGGCCGAGGCGGTGATGGCGGCCTATCCGTTTGCCACGTTCGTGGTGAGCGGAGCGGACGGGCTGGTGACGGCACGCACGCCGGTCGTGCTGGAGCGGGATCGCGAGGGGCGTGTAACCGCGCTGCTCGGCCATGTGTCCCGCGCCAATCCGGTCTGGCAGGCGGTGGGCGAGGGGGCGGAGGCTGTCGCGCTTTTTGCCGGGCCGCATGCCTATGTCAGCGCGTCGGCCTATCCGTCCAAGGCCGACCATGGCCGGGCGGTGCCGACCTGGAACTATGTGGCCGCCGAGGCCCATGGACGCCTGACGGCCTTTGATGGCGCGGCCGAGCTGCGGGCGCTGCTGGAGGCGCTGACGGGCCGGTTCGAGGATGGACGGGCCGAGCCGTGGGCGGTGTCGGACGTGCCGCAGGACTATGTCGATGCGCTGCTGCGCGGGATTACCGGCCTTCGGCTGGCGGTGAGCAGCGTGACGGCGGTGAAGAAGCTCAGCCAGAACAAGGCTGGGACGGATTTTGACGGGGTTCTGGCGTTTCTGGACGCCGAACCTGAACCCGATGCCCGTCAGACGGCGGGCCTGATGAGAGAGTTGGAGCGAGGTTGA
- the gcvPA gene encoding aminomethyl-transferring glycine dehydrogenase subunit GcvPA: protein MRYLPLTPEDRTEMLGVIGVSSVDALFADVPQAARLDGPVDLPRRATELEVERAFAAMAKKNIAASDTAFFVGAGAYKHHIPASVDHLIQRSEFLTAYTPYQPEISQGTLQTLFEFQTQVARLTGMDIANASMYDGSTACAEAVLMAARVTKRSRAVLSGNLHPHYAEATRTLARYMNIDVAAEAPVPGGLDDVISQIDEETACVVVQNPDVFGGIHDLRPIAEAAHAKGALLIAVFTEIVSLGLIESPGAMGADIVVGEGQSIGVGLQFGGPYVGLFACRNDKSFIRNMPGRLAGETIDADGRRGYVLTLSTREQHIRRDRATSNICTNSGLMALAFTIHMTLLGEKGLKHLAALNHERAVELADALSAVPGVTVETGAFFNEFTVKLPKNAAEVTESLIAKGVLAGVPASRLWPDGGLDDRLIIAATETNTDADIALFASALKEVL from the coding sequence ATGCGCTATCTGCCGCTTACCCCTGAAGACCGCACCGAAATGCTTGGCGTCATTGGCGTCAGCTCGGTCGATGCGCTGTTTGCCGATGTGCCGCAGGCCGCGCGTCTCGATGGCCCGGTAGACCTGCCCCGCCGGGCGACCGAGCTGGAGGTGGAGCGCGCCTTTGCGGCCATGGCGAAGAAGAATATCGCCGCCAGCGACACGGCCTTCTTCGTCGGGGCAGGGGCCTACAAGCACCACATCCCGGCCAGCGTGGATCATCTGATCCAGCGTTCGGAATTCCTCACCGCCTACACGCCTTACCAGCCGGAAATCAGCCAGGGCACGCTGCAGACCCTGTTCGAGTTCCAGACGCAAGTGGCGCGCCTGACCGGCATGGATATCGCCAATGCCTCCATGTATGACGGCTCGACGGCGTGCGCGGAGGCGGTGCTGATGGCGGCCCGGGTGACCAAGCGCTCGCGCGCGGTGCTCTCCGGCAATCTGCATCCGCACTATGCCGAGGCGACGCGCACGCTCGCGCGCTACATGAATATCGACGTCGCCGCAGAAGCGCCGGTGCCGGGCGGCCTCGATGATGTCATTAGCCAGATCGACGAGGAAACCGCCTGCGTCGTGGTGCAGAACCCGGACGTGTTTGGCGGCATCCATGATCTGCGTCCGATTGCCGAAGCGGCCCATGCCAAGGGCGCGCTGCTGATCGCTGTATTTACCGAGATTGTATCGCTTGGCCTGATCGAAAGCCCCGGCGCGATGGGCGCGGACATTGTGGTCGGCGAGGGCCAGTCCATCGGTGTCGGCCTGCAGTTTGGCGGACCTTATGTGGGGCTTTTCGCCTGCCGCAATGACAAGAGCTTCATCCGCAACATGCCGGGCCGTCTGGCGGGTGAAACCATCGATGCCGACGGACGGCGCGGCTATGTGCTCACCCTCTCCACGCGCGAGCAGCATATCCGCCGCGACCGGGCCACCTCCAACATCTGTACCAATTCCGGGCTGATGGCGCTCGCCTTTACCATCCACATGACGCTGCTGGGGGAGAAGGGTCTCAAACACCTTGCCGCCCTCAATCACGAGCGGGCGGTGGAGCTGGCTGATGCGCTCTCTGCCGTGCCGGGCGTGACGGTCGAGACCGGCGCCTTCTTCAACGAGTTTACGGTGAAGCTGCCGAAAAATGCCGCTGAAGTCACCGAAAGCCTGATCGCCAAGGGCGTGCTGGCAGGCGTTCCGGCCAGCCGCCTCTGGCCCGATGGCGGGCTGGATGACCGGCTCATCATCGCCGCGACCGAAACCAACACCGATGCCGACATTGCGCTCTTCGCGTCCGCCCTCAAAGAGGTGCTCTAA